The proteins below are encoded in one region of Rhododendron vialii isolate Sample 1 chromosome 7a, ASM3025357v1:
- the LOC131332496 gene encoding F-box/FBD/LRR-repeat protein At1g13570-like: protein MKPREPPKVPCEVEMEVDRISNLPGHIMDKILSQLSLRDAVRTSVLCSKWRYRWNTIPDLVFDNQSVLVSSQEQISIKTKIVNVVDQVLLLHAGPIHKFKLSHRDLQGVNDIDRWILYLSRGSLAELVLEIWKGHRYKLPSSVYSCGKLIHLELFNCLLKPPTMVYGFRSLKSLDLQHITMDQDVFEHLISRCPLLERLTLMNFDGFSVLDIYAPNLQFFDIGGVFDDVNFGNTFRLAIVSIGLYVNVGYDQSMTLGKTGNLIKFFTQLPSIQRLEIQSYFLKYLAVGKIPGKLPVPCMELNYLSIRINFNDLDESLAALCLLRSSPNLHELEILARPEEQTVVGRVGNIWEEDYYNCPFNQLRLVKVVGIFGVRCELDFINFLLANSPVLERMTVKPASNEIGWELLKELVRFRRASVRAEIIYLDPS, encoded by the exons ATG AAGCCAAGAGAACCACCGAAGGTCCCTTGCGAAGTGGAAATGGAAGTTGACAGAATCAGCAACCTACCTGGGCATATTATGGACAAAATTTTGTCACAATTGTCACTTAGGGATGCAGTGAGGACTAGTGTCTTATGCAGCAAGTGGAGGTACAGATGGAATACCATTCCGGATCTTGTCTTTGATAATCAATCCGTGTTGGTTTCTTCCCAAGAGCAAATATCCATAAAAACCAAGATAGTGAACGTCGTGGATCAGGTGCTTTTGCTTCACGCCGGTCCAATACACAAGTTTAAGCTTTCTCATCGCGATCTTCAAGGTGTCAACGACATTGATCGGTGGATTCTTTATCTATCTAGAGGCTCACTTGCAGAACTTGTACTTGAAATATGGAAGGGTCATCGCTACAAGCTACCTTCTTCAGTATACTCTTGTGGAAAGTTGATTCACTTAGAATTGTTTAATTGTCTATTGAAACCTCCTACAATGGTCTATGGGTTTAGGAGTTTGAAGAGCCTTGATCTTCAGCACATCACCATGGACCAAGATGTGTTTGAGCACTTGATATCTCGCTGCCCTTTGCTTGAGCGACTGACATTGATGAACTTTGATGGTTTCAGTGTCCTTGACATTTATGCGCCAAATCTCCAGTTCTTTGATATTGGAGGTGTTTTTGACGATGTCAATTTTGGGAATACCTTCCGTCTAGCTATCGTTTCCATTGGCTTGTATGTGAATGTCGGATACGACCAAAGTATGACTCTGGGCAAAACTGGCAATTTGATCAAGTTTTTCACTCAGCTTCCTTCTATCCAGAGGCTTGAGATACAGAGTTATTTTCTGAAG TATTTGGCTGTTGGTAAGATACCAGGAAAGCTTCCTGTTCCATGCATGGAGTTGAATTACCTTTCTATTCGCATTAATTTCAATGATTTGGATGAGAGTTTGGCAGCTCTTTGTCTTCTCAGGAGCTCTCCTAACCTACACGAGCTTGAGATATTG GCTCGTCCTGAGGAACAGACTGTTGTGGGAAGAGTTGGGAACATTTGGGAGGAAGATTATTACAACTGTCCATTTAACCAGTTGCGGCTTGTTAAGGTGGTTGGCATATTTGGGGTGAGATGCGAACTGGATTTCATCAACTTTCTACTTGCAAATTCGCCTGTGCTTGAAAGGATGACTGTTAAGCCCGCTTCAAATGAGATTGGATGGGAGTTGCTCAAGGAATTGGTGCGGTTCCGGCGCGCTTCAGTACGGGCAGAAATTATTTACTTGGACCCATCATAA